A window of the Bacteroides thetaiotaomicron VPI-5482 genome harbors these coding sequences:
- a CDS encoding DUF3987 domain-containing protein: MTDIESLRLLTEAVETAGADIAPTYAEYVQLAFAIATDCGEAGREFFHRLCRISAKYQSAHAERMFSNALTKQQGAIHLGTAFHLAESTGVKICREDRKEVMNNRTGTVGTESSPHNFSTHAHVYNKVEEEKSESEELLEGSDPHHPLPTFTLEDWPKLLLRIISYGTTATQKDVLLLGALTALGATMERYVRCHYAGKYQSPCMQSFIVAPAASGKGVLSLIRLLVMPIHDDIRQQVEKEMNVYKKAKVAYEMMGKERAKAEIPEIPLNRMFLISGNNTGTGILQNIMDNNGTGLICETEADTISTAIGSEYGHWSETLRRAFDHDWLAYNRRTNQEYRENKKSYLSLLLSGTPAQVKPLIPSVENGLFSRQLFYYMHGIYQWINQFDENETDLEAIFTSIGLEWKKLLNLLKEHGLHTLRLTDEQKQEFNDLFSELFTRSTIANGREMNSSIARMAVNICRIMSVVAMLRALENPQPYQYQASSHPLLTPDKEIATDNIKDGIITRWDMTITPKDFKAVLNLVKPLYQHATHILSFLPPSEVSHRANADRDAFFEALGIQFTRAQLLEQATTMGIKPNTALTWLKRLVKQGLIVNLDGKGTYAHARVCVC, encoded by the coding sequence ATGACCGATATTGAATCTTTACGCCTCCTCACCGAAGCAGTCGAAACAGCAGGTGCCGACATTGCACCCACTTACGCCGAGTACGTACAATTAGCATTCGCCATCGCAACGGACTGTGGTGAAGCAGGACGGGAGTTTTTTCATCGCCTGTGCCGGATTTCCGCCAAGTATCAATCCGCCCATGCCGAACGAATGTTTTCCAATGCACTCACGAAACAGCAGGGAGCAATACATCTCGGAACGGCATTTCACCTCGCTGAATCGACAGGAGTAAAAATCTGCAGGGAAGACCGGAAGGAAGTTATGAACAACCGGACGGGTACAGTAGGTACAGAAAGTTCACCGCACAATTTTTCCACACACGCGCACGTATATAATAAAGTAGAAGAAGAAAAGAGTGAATCAGAAGAACTGCTGGAAGGCAGCGACCCGCATCACCCATTACCTACTTTCACCTTAGAAGACTGGCCGAAGCTACTGCTACGTATCATAAGTTATGGCACTACCGCCACTCAAAAAGACGTACTCTTGCTCGGAGCATTGACTGCCCTGGGTGCCACCATGGAACGATACGTGAGATGTCATTATGCCGGCAAATACCAATCGCCCTGCATGCAATCCTTCATTGTAGCTCCGGCAGCCTCGGGCAAGGGAGTACTATCACTCATCCGCCTGCTCGTTATGCCTATCCACGATGATATCCGCCAACAAGTTGAAAAAGAGATGAATGTCTACAAAAAGGCAAAAGTCGCCTACGAAATGATGGGCAAAGAGCGTGCCAAAGCGGAAATCCCCGAAATACCTTTAAACAGAATGTTCCTCATCTCCGGCAACAATACCGGTACCGGTATCCTTCAAAATATTATGGATAACAACGGAACAGGCCTCATCTGCGAAACCGAGGCGGATACGATCTCTACCGCCATCGGTTCGGAATACGGTCACTGGAGTGAGACGCTTCGCAGAGCATTCGACCATGACTGGTTAGCATACAACCGACGTACCAATCAGGAGTACCGGGAAAACAAGAAAAGTTACCTCTCTCTCTTGCTTTCGGGGACACCCGCACAGGTGAAACCACTCATTCCTTCAGTAGAGAACGGACTTTTTTCACGCCAGCTGTTCTATTATATGCACGGTATCTATCAATGGATCAATCAGTTTGACGAGAACGAAACGGACCTGGAAGCCATCTTCACCTCCATTGGTCTGGAATGGAAAAAGCTCTTGAACTTACTCAAGGAACATGGTCTCCACACACTCCGGCTCACGGATGAACAGAAACAGGAGTTCAATGATCTCTTTTCCGAACTGTTCACCCGGTCAACGATTGCCAATGGCAGAGAAATGAACAGTTCCATCGCCCGAATGGCTGTCAACATCTGCCGTATCATGTCAGTAGTGGCCATGCTTCGTGCTCTTGAAAATCCTCAGCCGTATCAATACCAGGCATCTTCTCATCCCCTGCTTACACCGGACAAGGAAATCGCCACTGATAATATCAAAGACGGTATCATTACCCGGTGGGATATGACGATCACTCCCAAAGATTTTAAGGCTGTGTTGAACCTTGTGAAACCACTCTATCAGCATGCCACGCATATCTTGTCTTTCCTTCCTCCTTCAGAAGTCAGCCATAGGGCCAATGCCGACCGTGACGCATTCTTTGAGGCACTGGGTATCCAATTTACCCGTGCACAGTTGTTGGAGCAGGCTACGACTATGGGAATCAAGCCCAACACTGCCCTCACCTGGCTGAAACGACTGGTAAAACAGGGACTGATTGTCAATCTTGACGGTAAAGGTACTTACGCGCACGCACGCGTGTGCGTGTGTTAG
- a CDS encoding DUF4248 domain-containing protein → MIEFKIRAYGRMELAQLYSPELTGIAAYRKMNKWIVRCPGLQERLSDLGYQPQHRSYTPLEVRVIVDALGEP, encoded by the coding sequence ATGATAGAATTCAAAATACGTGCTTATGGTCGTATGGAACTGGCACAGCTTTATTCTCCCGAACTTACTGGCATTGCCGCTTACCGCAAAATGAATAAATGGATTGTCCGCTGTCCCGGTCTTCAGGAACGCCTGTCCGATTTAGGTTATCAGCCGCAGCACCGTTCTTACACTCCGCTGGAGGTAAGGGTGATTGTGGATGCATTGGGAGAACCATGA
- a CDS encoding DNA-binding protein produces MIRYKIYQNQQKKGLNAGKWFARAVSDETFDLAKLAEHMSKHNSPYSSGVIKGVLTDMVDCIKELLLDGKSVKIDDLAIFGVGIRSKAAETLEEFSLEKNITGMRLKARATGNLSTTNLKLDSQLKQQAEYQKPTTPGGGGSGSGNTPDPKPNPDEGDEEAPDPTV; encoded by the coding sequence ATGATTCGTTACAAAATTTATCAGAACCAACAGAAAAAAGGCTTGAATGCCGGCAAATGGTTCGCCCGGGCGGTAAGCGACGAGACATTCGACCTTGCCAAACTTGCCGAACACATGTCGAAACACAATTCACCGTATTCCAGTGGGGTGATCAAAGGCGTGCTCACTGATATGGTGGACTGCATCAAGGAACTGCTGCTCGACGGCAAAAGTGTGAAAATTGATGATCTAGCCATCTTCGGTGTAGGAATCCGCAGCAAGGCTGCCGAAACGCTGGAAGAGTTCTCGCTGGAGAAGAACATCACAGGTATGCGGCTCAAAGCACGTGCCACTGGAAACTTATCAACGACCAATCTGAAGCTCGACAGCCAATTGAAGCAGCAGGCGGAGTATCAGAAACCGACAACGCCCGGAGGAGGAGGTTCCGGTTCAGGCAACACTCCCGATCCAAAACCTAATCCGGACGAAGGAGACGAAGAAGCACCGGACCCGACTGTTTAA
- a CDS encoding smalltalk protein, whose translation MSNSSSRSVWSFIIKVIITVATAVGGLIGVQSCM comes from the coding sequence ATGAGTAATTCATCATCACGATCCGTATGGAGTTTCATTATCAAAGTAATCATCACTGTCGCTACTGCTGTAGGTGGTTTGATAGGAGTACAAAGCTGTATGTAA
- a CDS encoding N-acetylmuramoyl-L-alanine amidase, whose amino-acid sequence MRTITLIIIHCSATPEGKSLSAEACRQDHIRHRGFRDIGYHFYITRDGEIHPGRPLEKVGAHCRNHNAHSIGICYEGGLDADGRTKDTRTLEQRGSLLALIRELRKRFPKALIVGHHDLNPMKECPCFRCVEEYKEL is encoded by the coding sequence ATGCGGACCATCACACTGATTATCATTCATTGCAGTGCCACGCCAGAGGGAAAATCCCTCTCGGCGGAGGCTTGCCGACAGGATCATATCCGACATCGGGGATTCCGTGACATCGGTTACCATTTCTACATCACACGTGATGGGGAAATACATCCGGGACGACCGTTAGAAAAGGTCGGAGCACATTGCCGGAATCATAACGCACATTCTATAGGAATCTGTTACGAAGGAGGACTGGATGCTGACGGACGGACTAAGGATACACGTACGCTAGAGCAACGGGGATCGTTGTTAGCCTTAATTCGTGAGTTACGAAAGAGGTTTCCAAAAGCGTTGATAGTAGGGCATCATGATTTGAATCCGATGAAAGAATGTCCGTGTTTTCGGTGTGTAGAGGAATATAAGGAGTTGTAA
- a CDS encoding nucleotidyltransferase family protein encodes MLSTIEYLSLLRKYMRENAVKYGISRMGIFGSVARGEQHDGSDVDICVEIDRPSIFTLVHIKEELEKLFKCPVDVVRLRNNMDELLRNCINKDGIYV; translated from the coding sequence ATGTTAAGTACTATAGAATATCTATCCCTTCTTCGTAAATACATGCGGGAGAATGCTGTTAAATATGGTATATCTCGTATGGGAATATTTGGCTCAGTAGCTCGTGGTGAGCAACATGACGGTAGTGATGTTGATATATGCGTGGAGATAGATAGGCCTTCTATATTTACTTTAGTTCATATTAAGGAAGAATTGGAAAAACTGTTTAAATGTCCTGTAGATGTAGTTAGATTGCGGAATAACATGGATGAATTGTTGAGAAACTGTATAAATAAAGACGGGATCTATGTGTAG
- a CDS encoding sugar transferase, whose translation MEQQTTFIPDGMNAFERNVKRIGDCIIAGILLIIFSPLFLICYIAVKREDGGPAIFKQERIGRFGRPFYIYKFRSMRLDAEKMGPALYRGGKDKRLTKVGKFLREHHLDELPQLWNVFCGQMAFIGPRPERKYFIDQIMEHDARYVFLYQIRPGVTSYATLYNGYTDTMDKMLRRLRYDLFYLQHRSWWFDFKILVKTFINICFGKKF comes from the coding sequence ATGGAACAACAAACAACTTTTATTCCCGACGGAATGAATGCTTTTGAGCGCAATGTAAAGCGAATTGGGGATTGCATTATTGCGGGCATATTACTGATTATTTTTTCTCCTTTATTTTTAATCTGTTATATAGCTGTGAAACGTGAAGATGGTGGTCCGGCTATTTTCAAACAGGAACGTATCGGTCGTTTCGGCCGTCCGTTTTATATTTATAAGTTCCGCAGTATGCGTTTGGATGCGGAAAAAATGGGTCCTGCGCTATATAGGGGTGGGAAAGATAAACGATTGACTAAAGTGGGTAAGTTTTTGCGTGAACATCATTTGGATGAATTGCCGCAACTTTGGAATGTCTTCTGCGGGCAGATGGCTTTTATTGGTCCACGTCCGGAGCGTAAGTATTTCATTGATCAAATAATGGAACACGATGCTCGTTACGTATTTTTGTATCAGATACGACCGGGTGTTACTTCGTATGCTACGTTATACAATGGGTACACGGATACGATGGATAAAATGTTGCGTCGTCTTCGCTATGATTTGTTTTATTTGCAGCATCGCTCATGGTGGTTTGATTTTAAGATCTTGGTGAAGACATTTATAAATATTTGTTTTGGCAAGAAGTTTTAG
- a CDS encoding glycosyltransferase family 2 protein — translation MSKLIFSVLISVYYNESISYFKKSLDSILYQTLLPAEVVLVKDGILTDDLNCIVKEYSQKYPILKVISLPVNQGLGKALNEGLKHCSYDLVARMDTDDIAKPDRFEKQIRVFQEHPELDVVGAWIDEFEETTSNIISTRKLPEVHDDICQFAKKRNPENHPVIMFRKQAVLAAGGYQHFPLFEDYYLWIRMLQNGAKFYNIQESLLYFRFSPAMFKRRGGLKYVTTELRFQNQLRNLGFITSSEYLYNVFIRVITRMMPNTLRAILYKKALRK, via the coding sequence ATGTCAAAATTAATATTTTCAGTACTTATTTCTGTATATTATAATGAAAGTATTTCTTATTTTAAAAAGAGCTTAGATAGTATTTTATATCAGACTCTTTTACCTGCAGAGGTTGTTTTAGTCAAAGATGGGATTTTGACAGATGATTTAAATTGTATTGTCAAAGAGTATTCTCAAAAATATCCTATTTTGAAAGTGATTTCTTTGCCTGTTAATCAAGGACTTGGTAAAGCACTGAATGAAGGCTTAAAGCATTGCTCCTACGATCTAGTTGCCCGAATGGATACAGATGATATTGCCAAACCTGATCGTTTTGAGAAACAAATAAGGGTTTTTCAAGAGCATCCGGAATTAGATGTAGTAGGAGCATGGATCGATGAGTTTGAAGAAACTACTTCAAATATTATTTCTACAAGAAAGTTACCTGAGGTTCATGATGATATTTGTCAATTTGCAAAGAAGCGTAATCCGGAAAATCATCCGGTAATTATGTTTCGTAAGCAAGCTGTATTAGCAGCAGGTGGATATCAGCATTTCCCTCTTTTTGAGGATTACTATCTGTGGATACGTATGCTACAGAACGGTGCTAAATTTTACAATATCCAAGAGAGCTTATTATATTTTCGCTTTTCACCGGCTATGTTTAAACGGAGAGGCGGTTTAAAATATGTGACAACGGAACTACGTTTTCAAAATCAACTAAGAAATTTAGGATTCATAACTTCCTCTGAATATCTCTATAATGTCTTTATACGGGTGATTACTAGGATGATGCCCAACACTTTACGAGCTATCTTGTATAAAAAAGCTCTGAGAAAATAG
- a CDS encoding EpsG family protein: MLIYWVVFFILFLFSYVELISARQSLVLLRCVILFIACMVGFRYNIGADWETYVIIYNRQIPSLLDPEYRILMEPLFWILGSLCKTLGLSYACFFIILSLISFVVLFIVIRRIGCGYIYLPILLYFCLFFCQFQLNIVRHGIMASFVWLAFSYIKECSLKKFVFFLLIAAGFQLAALAFFPFYFLLNRCYMQKSVVTLIFISLIFVMLGVSQKILLLGTKIPVFGEFVNYYILDFYGRNVDASYGFSVGMIVNLFLFLFLYFGMRSVYNDISNHLKIFVNLLLYSFILSCFFNAYAVFVERLVSVTNMTLLFILPYVLHKIFIGKVNKTIAFACIVVYAMLMFTKTLYTPVPLGGKYEYQFIPYQYSFVI; the protein is encoded by the coding sequence ATGTTGATTTATTGGGTTGTTTTCTTTATTCTTTTTCTTTTTAGTTATGTAGAACTTATTTCCGCTAGACAGTCCTTGGTATTATTAAGATGCGTGATTCTATTTATAGCATGTATGGTGGGATTTCGTTATAATATAGGGGCTGATTGGGAGACATATGTAATTATTTACAACAGGCAGATTCCGTCGCTTCTAGATCCAGAATATAGAATTCTCATGGAACCTCTTTTTTGGATTTTAGGGAGTTTATGTAAAACTCTAGGTTTAAGTTATGCGTGTTTTTTTATAATATTGTCATTGATATCGTTTGTCGTATTATTTATAGTTATTAGACGAATTGGATGTGGATATATTTATTTGCCAATTCTTTTATATTTTTGTTTGTTTTTCTGTCAGTTCCAGCTAAATATAGTTCGCCACGGGATTATGGCTTCATTTGTGTGGCTAGCTTTTTCATATATAAAGGAATGTTCTTTGAAGAAGTTTGTTTTTTTTCTTTTGATAGCTGCAGGCTTTCAACTTGCTGCGTTGGCCTTTTTCCCATTTTATTTCTTGTTGAATAGATGTTATATGCAGAAGAGTGTTGTTACTCTTATTTTTATATCATTGATTTTTGTAATGTTGGGAGTATCACAAAAAATACTGTTATTGGGTACTAAAATACCTGTTTTTGGGGAATTTGTAAACTATTATATTCTAGATTTTTATGGACGGAATGTTGATGCTTCTTATGGTTTTTCTGTAGGGATGATTGTTAATTTGTTCCTTTTTTTGTTTCTTTATTTTGGAATGCGTTCCGTCTATAATGATATATCTAATCATTTGAAGATTTTTGTAAACTTATTACTTTATAGTTTTATATTGAGTTGTTTTTTTAATGCATATGCGGTTTTTGTAGAACGGTTAGTGAGCGTTACTAATATGACTTTACTATTTATATTACCTTACGTTTTGCATAAAATCTTTATTGGAAAAGTTAATAAAACAATAGCATTTGCTTGCATTGTTGTATATGCGATGTTGATGTTTACTAAGACGCTTTATACACCAGTTCCGTTAGGTGGAAAGTATGAATATCAGTTTATTCCTTACCAGTATTCATTTGTTATTTAA
- a CDS encoding alpha-2,8-polysialyltransferase family protein — MAKAIIAKENLDCHNVVYLIDRNYANKYHNNIDIEIEDISFWMNKFYPMKIKTILNLRRIIKSFDCYISCLIADSFTVYIPQLTTPIFQLLITHHSCVGYHFMEEGLAYYKDQLYKASPNKFPLLVELLFKVYNIFCRRVQLNYPFLKPYKKSRFQPKYYLLNNKYNVLRENVSLVSWIKEETFFTSIPSGASVLVLSPIVEYRLATPEKFYASMNLLFNYISDSHVFIKAHPYQASSVVNTLVGLLEQHGKTWTLIPNDEPFEQILLSVENLCVFGTESSLMFYATLLGNNNKIISNRNNLAFNDIIFRKYAQNSESLVVNSYIQI; from the coding sequence ATGGCAAAAGCTATTATAGCAAAAGAAAATTTAGATTGCCATAATGTTGTTTATTTGATTGATCGGAACTATGCTAATAAATATCATAATAATATTGATATAGAAATTGAAGATATTTCATTTTGGATGAATAAGTTTTATCCGATGAAAATTAAAACTATATTAAATTTGAGGAGGATTATTAAAAGTTTTGATTGCTATATATCCTGCTTGATTGCTGATAGTTTTACTGTATATATTCCCCAATTAACTACTCCTATATTTCAATTACTCATCACACATCATTCATGTGTAGGATATCATTTTATGGAGGAGGGCCTTGCTTATTATAAAGACCAACTTTACAAGGCATCTCCTAATAAATTTCCGTTACTAGTAGAATTATTATTTAAGGTATATAATATTTTTTGTCGTCGTGTACAATTAAATTATCCGTTTTTGAAACCTTATAAAAAGAGTCGGTTTCAACCTAAATATTATTTACTTAATAATAAATATAATGTATTAAGGGAGAATGTTTCTTTGGTTTCTTGGATTAAGGAAGAGACTTTTTTCACATCTATTCCTTCAGGTGCTTCTGTTTTGGTTTTAAGTCCAATTGTAGAATATCGTTTGGCAACTCCTGAGAAATTCTATGCAAGCATGAATCTGTTGTTTAATTATATTTCGGATTCGCATGTGTTTATTAAAGCACATCCTTATCAGGCTTCTAGTGTTGTGAATACTTTGGTTGGTCTGTTAGAACAACATGGAAAAACTTGGACTCTTATTCCAAATGATGAACCTTTTGAACAGATCCTTTTATCTGTTGAGAATCTTTGTGTGTTTGGGACAGAGTCTAGTTTGATGTTTTATGCGACACTGCTTGGTAATAACAATAAGATTATTTCCAATCGTAATAATTTGGCTTTTAATGATATTATTTTTAGAAAATATGCTCAAAATAGTGAGTCCTTAGTTGTAAATAGTTATATTCAAATTTAA
- a CDS encoding glycosyltransferase family 4 protein, with protein MKKVDIIHGGWLKAPNGASSVLRTLAESTSKFEEYGIQLSVYSMDLIVLKSFENIAAINQRKGLRYFIKKNANANSILAFISIYAIYLRHARKIVKYYFDQGLEESRILFIHDIFTCYYYLKYRSRRQKTVLVLHNNGDTFNMLRQYYPVLNKSRLYSILLYIERKVLSEVDKVLFVAENPKDTFVQLHPDIPIEKVGFVYNGILSKEMHICPEKHLGPLEICCVGSVSKRKGQDMIVEALVKMSPVQREKVHFTIVGDGTLRGELEKLCFEKGISKYIDFIGVSNQVENYLLRSDIFMLPSRDEGFPISILEAMRAGLPIISTNIAGIPEMVFSGINGIVISPCLEDIYDILCHIESYNWSAMGKLSYELYQQKFTLDSMIESYANILNAI; from the coding sequence ATGAAAAAGGTAGATATAATTCATGGTGGATGGCTTAAGGCTCCTAATGGGGCTAGTTCTGTTCTTAGGACTTTAGCTGAATCTACTTCAAAATTTGAAGAATACGGTATTCAGCTTTCGGTTTATTCAATGGATTTGATTGTGTTAAAGTCATTTGAAAATATAGCAGCTATAAATCAACGGAAAGGATTACGGTACTTTATTAAAAAGAATGCTAATGCAAATTCTATACTAGCATTCATTTCTATTTATGCAATATATTTGCGGCATGCTCGTAAGATTGTTAAATATTATTTTGATCAAGGGCTTGAGGAATCGAGAATCTTGTTTATACATGATATTTTTACATGTTATTACTATTTGAAGTATCGATCTAGAAGACAAAAAACCGTGTTGGTATTACACAATAATGGTGATACTTTTAATATGCTTAGACAATATTATCCTGTGCTTAATAAATCAAGGCTTTATAGTATATTATTATACATTGAAAGGAAGGTTTTATCTGAAGTGGATAAGGTGTTGTTTGTTGCTGAGAATCCTAAAGATACTTTTGTACAATTACATCCAGATATTCCTATTGAAAAAGTAGGATTTGTTTATAATGGCATTTTGAGCAAAGAAATGCATATATGTCCGGAAAAACATCTAGGGCCACTTGAAATCTGCTGTGTGGGATCTGTTTCAAAACGTAAAGGGCAAGATATGATTGTTGAAGCTCTTGTGAAGATGTCTCCTGTTCAAAGAGAGAAAGTGCATTTTACCATTGTAGGTGATGGTACATTAAGGGGGGAATTAGAAAAGTTGTGTTTTGAGAAAGGAATCTCTAAATATATAGATTTTATAGGTGTTTCGAATCAAGTAGAAAATTATTTGTTGAGGAGTGATATTTTTATGTTACCTAGTAGAGATGAAGGATTCCCTATTTCTATTTTGGAGGCTATGCGAGCAGGACTTCCTATTATATCTACTAATATTGCAGGTATTCCGGAAATGGTTTTTTCCGGGATCAATGGAATTGTAATTTCGCCATGTCTTGAAGATATATATGATATCTTGTGTCATATTGAATCTTATAATTGGAGTGCAATGGGTAAACTCTCTTATGAACTATATCAACAGAAATTTACGCTTGATTCAATGATTGAATCTTATGCTAATATTTTGAACGCTATATGA